The following coding sequences are from one Arachis hypogaea cultivar Tifrunner chromosome 7, arahy.Tifrunner.gnm2.J5K5, whole genome shotgun sequence window:
- the LOC112764951 gene encoding pentatricopeptide repeat-containing protein At3g53360, mitochondrial isoform X2 — translation MSSSANRPDNITIMNLLGTCAELASLEAGNQVHCLSVKSGLVLDVSVCNGLIDMYAKCGSLKSAQNVFDSTLNRNVISWSSLIVGYAQFGLAHEALNLFRRMRKFGIHPNEVTYLGVLTACSHIGLVEEGWHLYKTMQVELGVPPRREHFSCMVDLLARAGCLNEAETFIMKTGFDPDITTWKTLLSACKTHGNVDIAKRAAENILKLDPSSSAAMVLLCNIHASGGNWEDVAKLRSLMKQTGIPKVPGQSWIEVKDKIHVFFSDDTSHPQREKIYTMLEELWLQMLDDGYDSCKWLGIDI, via the coding sequence ATGAGTTCTTCTGCAAATAGACCTGACAATATCACCATAATGAACTTATTAGGAACTTGCGCAGAATTAGCTTCATTGGAAGCCGGGAATCAAGTCCATTGCCTTAGTGTTAAAAGTGGACTTGTGCTAGATGTTTCTGTTTGCAATGGATTGATTGACATGTATGCAAAGTGTGGATCACTTAAATCTGCTCAAAATGTTTTTGATTCAACTCTCAACCGAAATGTTATCTCGTGGAGTAGTTTGATTGTTGGTTATGCACAATTTGGGCTTGCACATGAAGCACTTAATCTCTTCAGAAGAATGAGAAAGTTTGGTATTCACCCTAATGAGGTCACATATCTCGGGGTTCTCACCGCATGCAGTCACATTGGATTGGTGGAGGAAGGATGGCAcctatataaaaccatgcaagtCGAACTAGGTGTTCCACCAAGAAGAGAGCACTTCTCATGCATGGTTGATTTGCTTGCTCGAGCTGGATGCTTGAATGAAGCAGAGACTTTTATCATGAAAACAGGATTTGACCCCGATATTACTACGTGGAAAACTCTCCTATCTGCTTGCAAAACTCATGGTAATGTTGACATTGCGAAGCGAGCTGCTGAAAATATACTAAAGCTTGATCCTTCCAGCTCTGCTGCAATGGTGTTACTTTGCAATATTCATGCTTCTGGCGGAAACTGGGAAGATGTTGCCAAACTAAGGAGCTTGATGAAACAAACGGGTATACCAAAGGTTCCTGGTCAGAGTTGGATAGAAGTCAAGGATAAGATCCATGTGTTCTTCTCAGATGATACATCACATCCTCAAAGGGAAAAAATATACACAATGCTTGAAGAGTTATGGTTGCAGATGTTGGATGATGGTTATGATAGTTGCAAATGGTTAGGCATTGACATTTAG
- the LOC112764951 gene encoding pentatricopeptide repeat-containing protein At3g53360, mitochondrial isoform X1 → MISGYSQNGQENDAIIMYLQILQLGHLPDQLTFGSILKACSIAGDITLGWQLHGHVIKLGFGYHLIAQNALIAMYTKFGQIDHASDVFTTISTKDLISWGSMITGFTQFGNEIDALYLFRDMLRQGSNQPNEFIFGSVFSACSSLLEPEFGRQIHGVCTKFGLGRNTFAGCLLSDMYANFGFLPSAKLAFYHIESPDLVSWNAIIAAFADSVDANESIYFFCQMMDSRLVPDSITFLSLLSACGSSMALNQGKQIHSYVIKLGFDKHAPVCNSLLTMYTKCSDLQDAFNVFEDISENANLVSWNAILSACLQHKQAGESFRLF, encoded by the coding sequence ATGATCTCTGGATACTCTCAAAATGGTCAAGAGAATGATGCCATCATCATGTATCTGCAAATTCTGCAATTGGGACATTTACCAGACCAGTTAACCTTTGGAAGCATACTCAAGGCTTGCTCTATTGCAGGTGATATAACTTTAGGTTGGCAACTGCATGGCCATGTAATCAAATTAGGATTTGGTTATCATCTGATTGCACAAAATGCTCTTATTGCAATGTATACAAAATTTGGACAAATTGATCACGCCTCAGATGTGTTTACTACAATCTCTACAAAGGATTTGATTTCTTGGGGTTCCATGATTACAGGGTTTACCCAATTCGGTAATGAGATAGATGCTTTATATCTTTTCAGAGACATGCTCAGGCAGGGTTCCAATCAGCCAAATGAATTTATATTTGGCAGTGTTTTCAGTGCTTGCAGCAGCCTGCTAGAGCCAGAATTCGGAAGGCAAATACATGGAGTATGTACTAAATTTGGTTTAGGGAGGAATACTTTTGCTGGATGTTTGCTCTCAGATATGTATGCAAATTTTGGATTCTTACCTTCAGCAAAACTTGCATTTTATCATATTGAAAGCCCTGATTTAGTGTCATGGAATGCAATTATTGCAGCATTTGCTGACAGTGTTGATGCTAATGAATCCATATATTTTTTCTGTCAGATGATGGATTCGAGATTGGTCCCAGATAGCATTACATTCCTCTCCTTACTTTCTGCTTGTGGGAGCTCGATGGCACTCAACCAAGGCAAGCAAATTCATTCCTACGTTATCAAACTAGGATTCGATAAGCATGCACCTGTTTGCAACTCTTTGCTAACCATGTACACAAAGTGTTCAGATCTACAAGATGCATTTAATGTTTTTGAAGATATAAGCGAGAATGCCAATTTAGTCTCGTGGAATGCAATTCTTTCAGCTTGCTTGCAGCACAAACAAGCAGGAGAGTCTTTCAGATTGTTTTAA
- the LOC112764294 gene encoding cell division cycle protein 48 homolog, whose product MAKGQSSSSDQKSEKKDYSTAILERKKSPNRLVVDESINDDNSVVTLHPDTMEKLNFFRGDTVLVKGKKRKDTVCIVLADDQCEEPRIRMNKVVRSNLRVRLGDVVSVHQCSDVKYGKRVHILPIDDTIEGVTGNLFDAYLKPYFMESYRPVRKGDLFLVRGGMRSVEFKVIETDPGEYCVVAPDTEIFCEGEPIKREDEERLNEVGYDDVGGVRKQMAQIRELVELPLRHPQLFKSIGVKPPKGILLYGPPGSGKTLIAKAVANETGAFFFLINGPEIMSKLAGESESNLRKAFEEAEKNSPSIIFIDELDSIAPKREKTHGEVERRIVSQLLTLMDGLKTRSHVIVIGATNRPNSIDPALRRFGRFDREIDIGVPDEVGRLEVLRIHTKNMKLSDNVDLERVARDTHGYVGADLAALCTEAALQCIREKMDVIDLEDESIDAEVLNSMAVTNEHFQTALTSSNPSALRETVVEVPNVSWDDIGGLENVKRELQETVQYPVEHPEKFEKFGMSPSKGVLFYGPPGCGKTLLAKAIANECQANFISVKGPELLTMWFGESEANVREIFDKARQSAPCVLFFDELDSIATQRGSSRGDSGGADRVLNQLLTEMDGMSVKKTVFIIGATNRPDIIDPALLRPGRLDQLIYIPLPDESSRLQIFKACLRKSPISKDVDLSALARYTHGFSGADITEICQRACKYAIREDIEKDIEMEKRKIENPEAMEEDNEDTDVVAEIKPSHFEESMKFARRSVSDADIRKYQLFAQTLQQSRGFGSEFRFTDRTTDTTSAAGASDPFSSATAEGDDDLYG is encoded by the exons ATGGCTAAAGGTCAATCCTCTTCTTCTGATCA GAAAAGTGAAAAGAAGGATTATTCAACTGCGATATTAGAACGAAAGAAGTCTCCGAATCGGCTTGTTGTGGATGAATCAATCAATGATGATAATTCTGTTGTTACTTTGCATCCTGATACCATGGAAAAGCTCAATTTTTTCCGAGGGGATACTGTTCTGGTTAAG GGGAAGAAGAGAAAGGACACTGTTTGCATTGTTCTTGCTGATGATCAGTGCGAAGAGCCAAGAATTCGGATGAACAAAGTTGTAAGATCTAATCTTAGGGTTAGGCTTGGAGATGTTGTCTCTGTTCATCAATGTTCTGATGTGAAGTATGGGAAGCGAGTTCACATCCTTCCCATTGATGATACTATTGAGGGTGTCACCGGCAACTTGTTTGATGCATATCTAAAGC CATATTTTATGGAGTCGTACCGACCTGTGAGGAAAGGGGACTTGTTTCTTGTTAGAGGCGGAATGCGAAGTGTTGAATTCAAGGTGATAGAAACTGATCCTGGTGAATATTGTGTCGTGGCACCGGATACTGAAATCTTCTGCGAGGGAGAGCCGATTAAACGCGAGGATGAAGAGAGACTAAATGAAGTTGGCTATGATGATGTTGGGGGTGTTAGGAAGCAAATGGCTCAAATTCGTGAGCTCGTAGAACTTCCACTCAGGCATCCGCAACTCTTCAAATCGATCGGTGTTAAGCCCCCGAAAGGAATCTTGCTTTATGGACCGCCAGGTTCCGGGAAGACTCTGATTGCAAAAGCAGTTGCTAATGAGACAGGTGCGTTCTTCTTTTTGATCAATGGACCGGAAATCATGTCGAAGCTGGCTGGTGAAAGTGAAAGCAATCTGAGGAAGGCATTTGAAGAAGCCGAAAAGAATTCCCCTTCTAtcatttttattgatgaattggaTTCAATTGCTCCAAAAAGAGAAAAGACACATGGTGAGGTAGAGAGGCGTATAGTATCGCAACTTTTGACTCTAATGGATGGCCTCAAGACCCGTTCGCATGTTATTGTGATCGGAGCAACAAATAGGCCCAACAGTATTGATCCTGCTTTGAGAAGGTTTGGAAGGTTTGATCGCGAAATTGATATCGGTGTACCAGATGAAGTTGGAAGGTTGGAGGTTCTTAGAATTCATACTAAGAACATGAAGCTTTCTGATAAT GTTGATCTTGAAAGAGTTGCAAGGGACACTCATGGTTATGTAGGAGCAGATCTTGCTGCTCTATGCACAGAGGCTGCGCTGCAGTGTATAAGAGAGAAGATGGATGTGATTGACTTGGAAGATGAATCAATAGATGCTGAGGTTCTGAATTCCATGGCTGTCACCAATGAGCACTTCCAAACTGCTTTGACTTCTTCAAACCCGTCTGCGTTGCGTGAAACA GTTGTGGAGGTTCCAAATGTTTCCTGGGATGACATTGGAGGTCTAGAGAATGTTAAAAGGGAGCTTCAAGAG ACCGTTCAATACCCGGTGGAACATCCTGAGAAGTTTGAGAAATTTGGCATGTCGCCTTCCAAAGGTGTTCTTTTCTATGGCCCTCCGGGCTGCGGCAAAACCCTGCTTGCAAAAGCTATTGCAAATGAATGCCAGGCCAACTTCATAAGTGTCAAGGGACCTGAGTTGCTTACTATGTGGTTCGGTGAAAGTGAGGCAAACGTTCGCGAGATATTCGACAAGGCCCGGCAGTCTGCACCATGTGTGCTTTTCTTTGATGAACTCGACTCTATTGCAACCCAG CGAGGAAGTTCAAGAGGGGATTCCGGCGGTGCTGATAGAGTGTTGAACCAACTACTAACAGAGATGGATGGAATGTCTGTTAAGAAAACAGTGTTCATCATTGGAGCAACAAACAGACCTGACATTATAGACCCTGCATTGCTTCGGCCAGGACGTCTTGACCAATTGATATACATTCCTTTACCGGATGAGAGTTCACGTCTCCAGATCTTCAAGGCGTGCTTGAGGAAGTCACCAATCTCGAAGGACGTCGATCTTTCGGCTCTTGCTCGTTATACACATGGATTTAGTGGTGCAGACATTACTGAGATTTGTCAAAGAGCTTGCAAGTATGCCATTAGAGAAGATATTGAGAAG GACATTGAGatggagaaaagaaaaatagagaaccCTGAAGCCATGGAAGAAGATAATGAAGACACTGATGTAGTGGCTGAGATAAAACCATCACACTTTGAGGAGTCCATGAAGTTTGCTCGGAGGAGTGTCAGCGACGCCGACATCAGAAAATACCAACTGTTTGCTCAGACATTGCAACAGTCTCGCGGGTTCGGATCAGAGTTCCGGTTCACAGATAGGACTACTGATACCACTTCTGCTGCTGGTGCCTCTGACCCTTTCTCATCTGCTACAGCTGAAGGAGATGATGATCTATATGGTTAA
- the LOC112767407 gene encoding short-chain dehydrogenase TIC 32 B, chloroplastic isoform X2, protein MKGTLRYLAGIAGPSGFGSNSTAEQVTHQQHSSSSSSNLTAIITGASSGIGAETARVLAKRGVRVVIAARDTKKAKQVKEKIQKEIPNAKVVILEINLSSFASIHSFCSHFIALDLPLNILINNAGIFSQNLEFSQEKIEMTFATNYIGHFLLTEILLEKMIETAEKSGIEGRIINVSSVIHSWVKNRDAFHFNDIIKGTKYNGTRAYARSKLANILHAKEIARQLKARNARVTINAVHPGIVKTGIIRGHQGLLTDSIFFIGSKLLKSTSQGASTTCYVALSKKTEGISGKYFADCNESKCSRLANDELEAQKLWNQTHALLHNYF, encoded by the exons ATGAAAGGAACACTAAGATACTTGGCTGGAATTGCAGGGCCAAGTGGTTTTGGTTCAAATTCAACTGCTGAACAAGTCACTCATCAacaacattcttcttcttcttcttccaatctAACCGCTATTATAACTG GGGCAAGTTCTGGAATTGGAGCTGAAACAGCAAGAGTGTTAGCAAAGAGAGGAGTGAGAGTTGTAATTGCCGCAAGGGATACAAAGAAGGCTAAACAAGTCAAAGAGAAGATACAAAAAGAGATTCCAAATGCTAAGGTTGTGATTTTGGAAATTAATCTTAGCTCCTTTGCTTCTATACACTCATTTTGCTCCCACTTTATAGCTTTGGACCTTCCTCTTAATATTCTCAT AAATAATGCTGGAATATTCTCTCAAAATCTTGAATTCTCTCAAGAGAAGATTGAAATGACATTTGCCACAAATTACATAG gACATTTTTTGTTGACCGAAATTCTATTAGAGAAAATGATAGAAACAGCAGAGAAGAGTGGCATTGAAGGAAGAATCATAAACGTTTCTTCTGTGATCCATAGCTGGGTGAAGAACAGAGATGCCTTTCATTTCAATGACATAATCAAAGGAACAAA GTATAATGGCACAAGGGCATATGCTCGGTCAAAATTGGCCAATATTCTACATGCAAAGGAAATAGCTAGGCAACTCAAG GCAAGGAATGCAAGAGTAACTATTAATGCAGTGCATCCAGGTATAGTTAAGACAGGAATTATTAGAGGTCATCAAGGCTTATTAACGG ATTCAATATTTTTCATTGGATCAAAGTTACTTAAATCGACATCACAG GGTGCATCAACTACTTGTTATGTTGCTCTGAGCAAAAAAACAGAAGGTATAAGTGGAAAATACTTTGCAGATTGTAATGAGAGCAAGTGCTCAAGACTTGCAAATGATGAATTAGAAGCTCAAAAACTATGGAACCAAACCCATGCCTTGTTacataattatttttga
- the LOC112767407 gene encoding short-chain dehydrogenase TIC 32 B, chloroplastic isoform X1, protein MKGTLRYLAGIAGPSGFGSNSTAEQVTHQQHSSSSSSNLTAIITGASSGIGAETARVLAKRGVRVVIAARDTKKAKQVKEKIQKEIPNAKVVILEINLSSFASIHSFCSHFIALDLPLNILIRNNAGIFSQNLEFSQEKIEMTFATNYIGHFLLTEILLEKMIETAEKSGIEGRIINVSSVIHSWVKNRDAFHFNDIIKGTKYNGTRAYARSKLANILHAKEIARQLKARNARVTINAVHPGIVKTGIIRGHQGLLTDSIFFIGSKLLKSTSQGASTTCYVALSKKTEGISGKYFADCNESKCSRLANDELEAQKLWNQTHALLHNYF, encoded by the exons ATGAAAGGAACACTAAGATACTTGGCTGGAATTGCAGGGCCAAGTGGTTTTGGTTCAAATTCAACTGCTGAACAAGTCACTCATCAacaacattcttcttcttcttcttccaatctAACCGCTATTATAACTG GGGCAAGTTCTGGAATTGGAGCTGAAACAGCAAGAGTGTTAGCAAAGAGAGGAGTGAGAGTTGTAATTGCCGCAAGGGATACAAAGAAGGCTAAACAAGTCAAAGAGAAGATACAAAAAGAGATTCCAAATGCTAAGGTTGTGATTTTGGAAATTAATCTTAGCTCCTTTGCTTCTATACACTCATTTTGCTCCCACTTTATAGCTTTGGACCTTCCTCTTAATATTCTCAT CAGAAATAATGCTGGAATATTCTCTCAAAATCTTGAATTCTCTCAAGAGAAGATTGAAATGACATTTGCCACAAATTACATAG gACATTTTTTGTTGACCGAAATTCTATTAGAGAAAATGATAGAAACAGCAGAGAAGAGTGGCATTGAAGGAAGAATCATAAACGTTTCTTCTGTGATCCATAGCTGGGTGAAGAACAGAGATGCCTTTCATTTCAATGACATAATCAAAGGAACAAA GTATAATGGCACAAGGGCATATGCTCGGTCAAAATTGGCCAATATTCTACATGCAAAGGAAATAGCTAGGCAACTCAAG GCAAGGAATGCAAGAGTAACTATTAATGCAGTGCATCCAGGTATAGTTAAGACAGGAATTATTAGAGGTCATCAAGGCTTATTAACGG ATTCAATATTTTTCATTGGATCAAAGTTACTTAAATCGACATCACAG GGTGCATCAACTACTTGTTATGTTGCTCTGAGCAAAAAAACAGAAGGTATAAGTGGAAAATACTTTGCAGATTGTAATGAGAGCAAGTGCTCAAGACTTGCAAATGATGAATTAGAAGCTCAAAAACTATGGAACCAAACCCATGCCTTGTTacataattatttttga
- the LOC112764722 gene encoding uncharacterized protein isoform X1, with translation MDLKYPARKLSRSVLTMGNVGLQLLWYFLHILLSIWHSILAIRCFIESCFITCGVLEKYKSLNIAKLRYLAIVIESEDAHQTSKVVKLLQWLDSIGVKNVCLYDMNGVLKKSKEAIFGKLKNAKPIEEVNEAVTLHVPEHMTLEFVSYADGKEAMVKAANFIFVENLKRQNFGGEIDGQVISEPLLNEALKVVGCKGPEPDLLLVYGPVRSHLGFPAWRIRYTEIVHMGSLNFLRYGSLIKAIYNFTKVHQNYGT, from the exons ATGGATTTGAAATATCCAGCTCGCAAGTTGTCTCGTTCCGTTCTCACT ATGGGCAATGTTGGGCTTCAACTCCTTTGGTACTTCCTACACATACTTCTCAGCATTTGGCATTCCATATTAGCAATCCGTTGTTTCATTGAAAGTTGTTTCATCACTTGTGGAGTATTGGAGAAATACAAGTCTCTTAATATAGCAAAGCTTCGGTACCTTGCCATTGTCATAGAAAGTGAAGATGCTCACCAAACTTCAAAAGTTGTCAAGCTCTTGCAGTGGCTGGATTCTATTGGGGTAAAGAATGTTTGCCTCTATGACATGAATG GAGTGCTGAAGAAGTCTAAAGAAGCCATATTTGGAAAATTGAAGAATGCAAAACCAATAGAG GAAGTTAATGAAGCTGTTACACTCCACGTTCCAGAGCACATGACTTTGGAATTTGTTTCTTACGCAGATGGAAAGGAGGCCATGGTAAAAGCAgccaattttatttttgtagagaATTTGAAACGACAAAACTTTGGTGGAGAAATTGATGGTCAAGTGATATCAGAACCTCTCCTGAATGAGGCACTGAAAGTTGTTG GTTGCAAGGGTCCTGAACCTGACCTTTTACTTGTTTATGGGCCAGTGAGAAGCCACCTTGGTTTTCCTGCATGGAGGATTCGGTATACTGAGATTGT ACATATGGGATCATTGAACTTCTTGAGATATGGCTCCTTAATAAAAGCCATTTACAACTTCACAAAAGTGCACCAGAATTATG GTACGTAG
- the LOC112764722 gene encoding uncharacterized protein isoform X2 — translation MGNVGLQLLWYFLHILLSIWHSILAIRCFIESCFITCGVLEKYKSLNIAKLRYLAIVIESEDAHQTSKVVKLLQWLDSIGVKNVCLYDMNGVLKKSKEAIFGKLKNAKPIEEVNEAVTLHVPEHMTLEFVSYADGKEAMVKAANFIFVENLKRQNFGGEIDGQVISEPLLNEALKVVGCKGPEPDLLLVYGPVRSHLGFPAWRIRYTEIVHMGSLNFLRYGSLIKAIYNFTKVHQNYGT, via the exons ATGGGCAATGTTGGGCTTCAACTCCTTTGGTACTTCCTACACATACTTCTCAGCATTTGGCATTCCATATTAGCAATCCGTTGTTTCATTGAAAGTTGTTTCATCACTTGTGGAGTATTGGAGAAATACAAGTCTCTTAATATAGCAAAGCTTCGGTACCTTGCCATTGTCATAGAAAGTGAAGATGCTCACCAAACTTCAAAAGTTGTCAAGCTCTTGCAGTGGCTGGATTCTATTGGGGTAAAGAATGTTTGCCTCTATGACATGAATG GAGTGCTGAAGAAGTCTAAAGAAGCCATATTTGGAAAATTGAAGAATGCAAAACCAATAGAG GAAGTTAATGAAGCTGTTACACTCCACGTTCCAGAGCACATGACTTTGGAATTTGTTTCTTACGCAGATGGAAAGGAGGCCATGGTAAAAGCAgccaattttatttttgtagagaATTTGAAACGACAAAACTTTGGTGGAGAAATTGATGGTCAAGTGATATCAGAACCTCTCCTGAATGAGGCACTGAAAGTTGTTG GTTGCAAGGGTCCTGAACCTGACCTTTTACTTGTTTATGGGCCAGTGAGAAGCCACCTTGGTTTTCCTGCATGGAGGATTCGGTATACTGAGATTGT ACATATGGGATCATTGAACTTCTTGAGATATGGCTCCTTAATAAAAGCCATTTACAACTTCACAAAAGTGCACCAGAATTATG GTACGTAG
- the LOC112764720 gene encoding cytochrome c oxidase assembly protein COX11, mitochondrial isoform X2 — MIWSRLGRRIHLSPYFRTLQNASPESRQLSKLDQELSTKSFHQCFHSLASASQNVRSSGATSGVRHFSSHASKEKKSQKMLLYLTGLVFGMVGVTYAAVPLYRRFCQATGYGGTVQRRETVEEKIARHDKEKTVATREIVVQFNADIADGMPWKFIPTQREVRVKPGESALAFYTAENKSSTPITGVSTYNVTPMKAAVYFNKIQCFCFEEQRLLPGEQIDMPVFFYIDPEIETDPRMDGVNNIILSYTFFKVSEE, encoded by the exons ATGATATGGTCGAGGCTAGGTAGGAGAATCCATCTCTCACCATACTTTAGGACTTTGCAAAATGCCTCTCCTGAATCCAG ACAATTGTCAAAGCTTGACCAGGAATTGAGTACAAAGTCATTCCATCAGTGTTTTCACTCATTGGCCTCTGCTTCACAGAATGTTAGAAGTTCAGGTGCTACATCCGGTGTTAGACATTTTTCGTCTCATGCGTCCAAAGAAAAGAAATCACAAAAGATGCTCTTATATTTGACTGGCTTGGTTTTTGGAATGGTCGGAGTCACCTATGCTGCTGTTCCCTTGTACAGGAGATTTTGTCAAGCAACTGGATATGGGGGAACTGTTCAAAGGCGTGAG ACTGTTGAAGAAAAGATTGCACGACATGATAAAGAGAAAACAGTTGCCACAAG GGAAATTGTAGTGCAGTTCAATGCTGATATTGCTGATGGCATGCCATGGAAGTTTATTCCTACTCAAAGAGAG GTAAGAGTCAAGCCTGGAGAAAGTGCCCTTGCATTTTATACGGCTGAAAACAAAAGTTCCACTCCAATAACTGGTGTTTCTACATATAATGTCACTCCTATGAAG GCTGCAGTGTACTTCAATAAAATACAATGCTTCTGTTTTGAGGAGCAGCGGCTTCTTCCTGGGGAGCAGATTGACATGCCT GTATTCTTTTACATTGACCCAGAAATTGAGACCGACCCTAGAATGGATGGTGTCAATAACATAATATTATCATACACTTTCTTCAAGGTTTCTGAGGAGTGA
- the LOC112764720 gene encoding cytochrome c oxidase assembly protein COX11, mitochondrial isoform X1, with protein MIWSRLGRRIHLSPYFRTLQNASPESRCLSIVSEVSSYKSISCNIGFQHFFTSTRQLSKLDQELSTKSFHQCFHSLASASQNVRSSGATSGVRHFSSHASKEKKSQKMLLYLTGLVFGMVGVTYAAVPLYRRFCQATGYGGTVQRRETVEEKIARHDKEKTVATREIVVQFNADIADGMPWKFIPTQREVRVKPGESALAFYTAENKSSTPITGVSTYNVTPMKAAVYFNKIQCFCFEEQRLLPGEQIDMPVFFYIDPEIETDPRMDGVNNIILSYTFFKVSEE; from the exons ATGATATGGTCGAGGCTAGGTAGGAGAATCCATCTCTCACCATACTTTAGGACTTTGCAAAATGCCTCTCCTGAATCCAG GTGCCTATCTATTGTTTCTGAAGTATCAAGTTACAAGTCCATTAGTTGTAATATTGGGTTCCAACATTTTTTCACTTCTACAAGACAATTGTCAAAGCTTGACCAGGAATTGAGTACAAAGTCATTCCATCAGTGTTTTCACTCATTGGCCTCTGCTTCACAGAATGTTAGAAGTTCAGGTGCTACATCCGGTGTTAGACATTTTTCGTCTCATGCGTCCAAAGAAAAGAAATCACAAAAGATGCTCTTATATTTGACTGGCTTGGTTTTTGGAATGGTCGGAGTCACCTATGCTGCTGTTCCCTTGTACAGGAGATTTTGTCAAGCAACTGGATATGGGGGAACTGTTCAAAGGCGTGAG ACTGTTGAAGAAAAGATTGCACGACATGATAAAGAGAAAACAGTTGCCACAAG GGAAATTGTAGTGCAGTTCAATGCTGATATTGCTGATGGCATGCCATGGAAGTTTATTCCTACTCAAAGAGAG GTAAGAGTCAAGCCTGGAGAAAGTGCCCTTGCATTTTATACGGCTGAAAACAAAAGTTCCACTCCAATAACTGGTGTTTCTACATATAATGTCACTCCTATGAAG GCTGCAGTGTACTTCAATAAAATACAATGCTTCTGTTTTGAGGAGCAGCGGCTTCTTCCTGGGGAGCAGATTGACATGCCT GTATTCTTTTACATTGACCCAGAAATTGAGACCGACCCTAGAATGGATGGTGTCAATAACATAATATTATCATACACTTTCTTCAAGGTTTCTGAGGAGTGA